In Halanaeroarchaeum sp. HSR-CO, one DNA window encodes the following:
- a CDS encoding 4Fe-4S dicluster domain-containing protein, with protein MSQSTSLAEGIDHQVAMVMDLNKCIGCQTCTVGCKTTWTEREGTEYMYWNNVETKPGKGYPRDWEQKGGGWQSESRSELNNGELPPKEDYGRPWEFNYDEALFSPSTEALRPQGEDPEWGPNWDEDQGAGKHPNSQYFYIPRICNHCTHPTCVEACPRKALYKRSEDGVVLVDQDRCRGYRYCVEGCPYKKVYYNAVKKTSEKCIFCYPRIEGEGPDGETKAPVCAEECTTQLRMVGYLDDREGPIYKLVEQYEVALPLHPEYQTDPNIYYIPPFAPPQIDAEGETTEFDRIPMSYLEDLFGDGIHDAMDTIERERAKVNRGGDSELMEMLTSENPAQQYRLEVFDE; from the coding sequence ATGAGCCAGAGTACTAGCCTCGCAGAAGGGATCGACCATCAGGTCGCGATGGTCATGGACCTGAACAAGTGTATCGGCTGCCAGACGTGTACGGTGGGCTGTAAGACGACGTGGACGGAACGAGAGGGGACCGAGTACATGTACTGGAACAACGTCGAGACCAAGCCCGGCAAGGGGTATCCCAGAGATTGGGAACAGAAAGGCGGGGGGTGGCAATCCGAATCCCGGTCCGAACTGAACAATGGCGAATTACCGCCCAAAGAGGACTACGGTCGGCCCTGGGAGTTCAACTACGACGAGGCCCTCTTCTCGCCGAGTACCGAGGCCTTGCGTCCGCAAGGAGAGGATCCCGAGTGGGGACCGAATTGGGACGAGGATCAGGGTGCTGGGAAACATCCGAACTCCCAGTACTTCTACATACCCCGCATCTGCAACCACTGCACGCACCCGACCTGCGTGGAGGCGTGCCCGCGGAAGGCGCTGTACAAGCGTTCCGAAGACGGCGTGGTCCTCGTCGACCAGGACCGCTGTCGTGGCTATCGCTACTGCGTGGAGGGCTGTCCCTACAAGAAGGTCTACTACAACGCGGTGAAGAAGACCTCCGAGAAGTGCATCTTCTGTTACCCCCGCATCGAAGGCGAAGGACCGGATGGCGAGACGAAAGCGCCCGTCTGTGCGGAGGAGTGTACCACCCAACTCCGGATGGTCGGGTACCTGGACGACCGCGAGGGGCCCATCTACAAACTCGTCGAACAGTACGAGGTGGCACTGCCGCTCCATCCGGAGTACCAGACCGACCCGAACATCTACTACATCCCGCCGTTCGCGCCGCCGCAGATCGACGCGGAGGGCGAGACGACGGAGTTCGATCGGATCCCCATGTCGTACCTCGAAGACCTCTTCGGCGACGGAATTCACGACGCCATGGATACCATCGAGCGAGAGCGCGCCAAGGTTAACCGTGGCGGCGACAGCGAATTGATGGAAATGTTGACGAGCGAGAATCCGGCCCAGCAGTATCGGTTGGAGGTGTTCGACGAATGA
- a CDS encoding phosphate ABC transporter permease: MTNAPTRVRVSAPPTETILGTDPERGRRLAGLLALLPTAAILLVRVGINAPSAPRLPYSTLYDPIATLALVGPAVAAVIVGVTTDDDLRRVALAFAGVFGLLSAVARPATLPASVVLVVTTGLLVVARARRPFSPDEVAETLVGVVFVAGVALSMAGSLGFEPATTRRLGSAATLLAIAGAPVFVEWTYRSVFVGALAGAAVAGFGLSAPFVTGATSLVGGAIVGVSLPVLTVAAVGGTTLVATGIERRTIETALAGLLLLTAGVPATVPRGLALLLGLALLLRTRTDP; the protein is encoded by the coding sequence GTGACGAACGCACCGACCCGTGTCCGGGTATCCGCCCCTCCCACGGAGACTATCCTCGGGACGGACCCCGAGCGGGGACGACGGCTCGCCGGACTGCTCGCCCTGTTGCCGACGGCAGCCATACTCCTCGTCCGGGTCGGTATCAACGCGCCGTCCGCGCCCCGACTCCCGTATAGCACGCTGTACGACCCGATCGCGACACTGGCGTTGGTGGGGCCGGCCGTTGCAGCGGTCATCGTCGGCGTCACCACGGACGACGACCTCAGACGGGTCGCGCTTGCCTTCGCTGGCGTCTTCGGCCTGCTGAGCGCGGTCGCTCGACCGGCCACCCTCCCGGCGTCAGTCGTCCTCGTGGTGACCACTGGGCTGCTAGTCGTCGCTCGTGCCCGCCGACCGTTCTCCCCCGACGAGGTCGCCGAGACGCTGGTCGGTGTCGTCTTCGTCGCCGGCGTCGCGCTCTCGATGGCCGGCAGTCTCGGTTTCGAACCCGCGACCACCAGACGGCTCGGGTCGGCCGCGACACTGCTCGCCATCGCCGGGGCACCGGTGTTCGTCGAGTGGACTTACCGCTCGGTCTTCGTCGGCGCACTCGCGGGGGCCGCCGTGGCAGGCTTCGGCCTCTCTGCACCGTTCGTTACCGGCGCTACGAGTCTCGTCGGGGGAGCCATCGTCGGCGTCTCGCTACCGGTCCTCACCGTCGCCGCGGTCGGTGGCACCACCCTCGTTGCGACCGGCATCGAGCGACGAACCATCGAGACGGCCCTGGCGGGACTGTTGCTCCTGACGGCTGGCGTCCCCGCAACGGTGCCCCGGGGTCTCGCATTGCTCCTCGGACTCGCACTACTCCTCCGAACTCGGACGGACCCATGA
- a CDS encoding HEAT repeat domain-containing protein — protein sequence MTDGNQPERRAAKGADGVEEIRDITLGTARKEDYTAADVTPVEDDSIDDLQAQLTAADAPTRRRATLALAERDCPPVVVRQLEALARTDPDDEVRQFAIEAIAKQDGDPAVARDLLESDADQWVRAEAAVALDRLDRAAHEDTFERLLDDEAVGVRRNALISLTRIRGDDVRDDLVAAVEDPDDRVREWATKLLGTFDDDPIVETALKAVLEDEDEVDIVKQTAARSLGARGEDVDSLVEGSSGTEMAGDHMLNQVPDR from the coding sequence ATGACTGACGGCAACCAACCTGAACGACGAGCGGCGAAGGGCGCGGACGGCGTCGAAGAAATCCGTGACATCACCCTCGGGACCGCACGAAAGGAGGACTACACTGCGGCGGACGTGACGCCCGTCGAGGACGACTCCATCGACGACCTCCAGGCGCAACTCACCGCCGCAGACGCGCCGACGCGCCGTCGGGCGACCCTCGCGCTCGCCGAACGGGACTGTCCACCCGTCGTCGTCCGCCAGTTGGAGGCGCTCGCCCGGACCGACCCGGACGACGAAGTCCGGCAGTTCGCCATCGAGGCCATAGCGAAGCAGGACGGCGACCCAGCAGTCGCCAGAGACCTCCTCGAATCGGACGCGGACCAGTGGGTTCGCGCGGAGGCCGCCGTCGCCCTCGACAGACTAGATCGGGCGGCCCACGAGGACACCTTCGAACGATTGCTCGACGACGAGGCCGTCGGTGTGCGTCGGAACGCACTCATCTCGCTCACGCGGATCCGCGGTGACGATGTCCGCGACGACCTCGTCGCAGCGGTAGAGGACCCCGACGACCGCGTGCGCGAGTGGGCGACGAAACTCCTGGGCACGTTCGACGACGATCCGATTGTCGAAACGGCCCTGAAGGCGGTCCTCGAGGACGAAGACGAGGTGGACATCGTCAAGCAGACGGCCGCGCGCTCGCTGGGCGCCCGCGGCGAGGACGTCGACTCGCTTGTGGAAGGCTCGTCCGGTACGGAAATGGCCGGCGATCACATGCTGAACCAGGTCCCCGACCGCTAG
- a CDS encoding helix-turn-helix domain-containing protein yields the protein MPRATLTITVPGTVWIGAISREYPDARFRILSAIPGEDTGVGLVEITASTLSEVVQAVDETTEVEQLNLLKRHEDTALVQFETTDPLLLFPIMSSGIPLEMPFDIVDGKAVWEVTTSQDRLSELGDQLDAFGIQFTVEEIHYHLQTEQLLTERQESLVDRAIELGYYDTPRECTLTELAEDVGLAKSTCSETLHRAEGKIVKEFQIDDGR from the coding sequence ATGCCTCGCGCGACGCTCACCATCACCGTCCCCGGGACCGTCTGGATCGGTGCCATCTCCCGGGAGTACCCCGATGCGCGATTCCGTATCCTCTCGGCGATCCCCGGCGAGGACACGGGCGTCGGACTCGTGGAGATCACCGCATCGACGCTATCCGAGGTCGTCCAGGCCGTGGACGAGACCACCGAGGTCGAACAGTTGAACCTCCTCAAACGTCACGAGGACACCGCACTCGTCCAGTTCGAGACGACCGACCCGCTGTTGTTGTTCCCCATCATGAGTTCCGGCATCCCCCTCGAGATGCCCTTCGACATCGTTGACGGGAAAGCGGTGTGGGAGGTCACAACCTCCCAGGACCGGCTCTCCGAACTCGGCGACCAGCTCGACGCCTTCGGGATCCAGTTCACCGTCGAGGAGATACACTATCACCTCCAGACCGAGCAGTTACTCACCGAGCGCCAGGAATCACTCGTCGATCGCGCCATCGAACTGGGCTACTACGACACCCCACGCGAGTGTACGTTGACCGAACTCGCGGAAGACGTCGGACTCGCGAAATCAACGTGCAGTGAGACGCTCCACCGCGCCGAGGGTAAGATCGTCAAAGAGTTTCAGATCGACGACGGCCGATAG
- a CDS encoding helix-turn-helix domain-containing protein — MSTDRPVPVSAAIEGGEGPTLWIEIGVEVDGDAECPLAGPEKTGVSGSVQLVNDSCHVSLSTAGGDVTEEVKTYTTDVDAECICPSFCRPGCVPEVIAVDDGSLAIGAYADSRETLAEVMTQVREKAAHVRLRRLTTANRPMGAEEWRHEAMEPVTLTEKQREAVQTAVEMGYYATPRSVSLADLADRLGVTRSAISQRLTAVETKLVTALVTDR; from the coding sequence ATGTCCACGGACCGTCCGGTCCCCGTCTCGGCCGCTATCGAGGGCGGCGAAGGGCCGACGCTGTGGATCGAAATAGGGGTCGAAGTTGACGGGGACGCCGAGTGTCCCCTCGCCGGACCTGAAAAGACGGGCGTCTCCGGGTCGGTCCAGCTGGTCAACGACAGCTGTCACGTGTCGCTGTCGACGGCGGGTGGCGACGTCACCGAGGAGGTCAAGACGTACACGACCGACGTCGACGCGGAGTGTATCTGTCCGTCGTTCTGTCGACCCGGGTGCGTCCCCGAAGTGATCGCGGTCGACGACGGCTCACTCGCTATCGGGGCGTACGCCGATTCGCGAGAGACACTCGCCGAAGTGATGACACAGGTTCGCGAGAAGGCGGCCCACGTCCGCCTCCGACGGCTCACGACCGCGAACCGACCGATGGGCGCCGAGGAGTGGCGCCACGAAGCGATGGAGCCCGTCACCCTCACCGAGAAGCAACGCGAGGCGGTGCAGACGGCTGTCGAGATGGGCTACTACGCGACACCGCGTTCCGTCTCGCTCGCCGACCTCGCCGACAGGCTGGGCGTGACTCGCTCGGCCATCTCCCAGCGACTCACCGCGGTAGAGACGAAGCTCGTCACGGCGCTGGTCACGGACCGCTGA
- a CDS encoding SRPBCC family protein, which produces MARVRESRTFAVPPAELSGLIERDLESFVGASGVDSVSMTGDRIALASRLGLASIELVVRIDREADAVLAFDAVDGMFERMRTEYTVEATDPGSRLVAWTEFTLGGVIGTALDETLVSMQRNREFEYQFDYLETLLDAEAVGP; this is translated from the coding sequence ATGGCACGAGTGCGCGAGTCACGGACATTCGCGGTTCCGCCAGCAGAACTTAGCGGGCTCATCGAGCGCGACCTCGAGTCGTTTGTCGGTGCCAGCGGTGTCGATTCGGTTTCGATGACTGGCGACCGCATCGCGCTCGCCAGCCGTCTCGGTCTGGCGTCCATCGAGTTGGTCGTTCGGATCGACAGGGAGGCGGACGCGGTCCTCGCGTTCGACGCCGTTGACGGGATGTTCGAACGGATGCGGACGGAGTACACGGTCGAGGCGACCGACCCCGGATCGCGGCTCGTCGCCTGGACGGAGTTCACGCTCGGGGGCGTCATCGGCACGGCGCTGGACGAGACGCTCGTCTCGATGCAGCGCAACCGCGAGTTCGAATATCAGTTCGATTACCTCGAAACGCTGCTCGACGCCGAGGCGGTCGGCCCCTAG
- a CDS encoding molecular chaperone TorD family protein: MTDPDRPTTSESIDDPVAAARGTVYGTLASLFEEPTEQTYEGLSDGTLAADIDRLIEHADLDVAAPPLVTADDYELLCARFNDIFAIGYPDPPVALYESEYESEGQWEEINLDLARAYDYFGVEVDESRREHHDHLQLELEFAGYLSRLAAMKGDDAVRRARRDFLDRHLAPLVEEIGEAMDDEVETGIYDDLVEFTNGFVAADLADLDSRLDVEVSRA, translated from the coding sequence ATGACTGACCCGGATCGACCGACCACATCGGAATCCATCGACGACCCGGTCGCGGCAGCCCGTGGCACCGTCTACGGGACGCTCGCCAGCCTCTTCGAGGAGCCCACCGAGCAGACGTACGAGGGGCTCTCGGACGGGACGCTGGCCGCCGACATCGACCGGTTGATAGAGCACGCGGACCTCGACGTCGCGGCACCCCCGCTCGTCACGGCGGACGACTACGAACTGCTGTGTGCACGGTTCAACGATATCTTTGCCATCGGCTACCCCGATCCGCCGGTGGCACTGTACGAATCCGAATACGAAAGCGAGGGCCAATGGGAGGAGATCAACCTCGACCTGGCCCGTGCGTACGACTACTTTGGGGTCGAGGTCGACGAGTCCAGACGGGAACACCACGACCACCTCCAGCTCGAACTGGAGTTCGCCGGCTATCTGTCACGGCTCGCGGCGATGAAGGGCGACGACGCGGTCCGCCGCGCGCGCCGTGACTTCCTGGACCGGCACCTCGCCCCACTCGTGGAGGAGATCGGTGAGGCCATGGACGACGAGGTGGAAACCGGCATCTACGACGACCTCGTCGAGTTCACGAACGGCTTCGTCGCGGCGGACCTGGCCGACCTGGACTCCCGACTCGACGTGGAGGTGTCCCGGGCGTGA
- a CDS encoding ethylbenzene dehydrogenase-related protein: MSHRKTVAAVGVLAITLVVAAVALPSIAGGVPANQVPVTDMPGEGDTLASPTADTWEDAEGTEVPMASAPSGLPNAGSVATDAVDVQAARTDSELYVRMEWDDATENTSADEIQAFADGVAMQIPVDAESEPDIALGSQETPVNVWFWSADGGTEELLAGGQGSITEMSESTVETEAVHEDGTWTVVMHRSLAVDDENRAALDTGSDVDVAFAVWDGANGERSGHHAVSEWFTYPFGPTDTGPSYQYLLWAIAGIAIAVALVVTVMAVRSSRES; encoded by the coding sequence ATGAGCCATCGGAAGACGGTCGCGGCCGTGGGCGTTCTGGCGATCACTCTCGTGGTGGCCGCCGTCGCCCTCCCCTCGATAGCGGGCGGCGTCCCGGCCAACCAGGTCCCGGTCACCGACATGCCCGGCGAGGGCGACACGCTTGCCTCGCCCACGGCGGACACGTGGGAGGATGCCGAAGGCACCGAGGTCCCGATGGCGAGTGCGCCTTCTGGCCTCCCGAATGCCGGTAGCGTGGCCACCGACGCCGTGGACGTCCAGGCGGCACGAACCGACTCGGAGCTGTACGTCCGGATGGAGTGGGACGACGCGACGGAGAACACCAGCGCCGACGAAATCCAGGCCTTCGCCGACGGTGTCGCGATGCAGATCCCGGTCGACGCCGAATCGGAACCCGACATCGCACTCGGTAGCCAGGAAACGCCCGTCAACGTCTGGTTTTGGAGCGCCGACGGGGGGACCGAAGAGCTACTCGCCGGTGGACAGGGGTCCATCACGGAGATGAGCGAGAGCACCGTCGAGACGGAGGCCGTCCACGAGGACGGCACCTGGACCGTGGTGATGCACCGCTCGCTGGCCGTCGACGATGAGAACAGGGCCGCCCTCGACACCGGCTCCGACGTCGACGTCGCCTTCGCCGTCTGGGACGGGGCGAACGGCGAACGGTCCGGTCATCACGCGGTGAGCGAGTGGTTCACCTACCCGTTCGGCCCCACTGACACCGGTCCGTCCTACCAGTATCTGCTGTGGGCCATCGCTGGCATCGCTATCGCCGTCGCGCTGGTCGTCACGGTAATGGCCGTCAGGAGTTCCAGAGAATCATGA
- a CDS encoding molybdopterin-dependent oxidoreductase, whose product MSEQQQSTDIDSRRRDFLKGLGATAAVGASGLGAASQAAQMNRLQVVDDPIGDYPYREWEDLYRDQWDWDSIARSTHSVNCTGSCSWNVYVKNGQVWREEQAADYPRINQDLPDPNPRGCNKGACYKDYVHGAQRVKYPLKRTGERGEGKWKRISWDQALDEIAEEVLDTVEAGDYDGISGFTPIPAMSPVSFASGTRMINLLGGVSHSFYDWYSDLPPGQPQTYGFQTDNSESADWYNADYIIAWGSNINVTRIPDAKMFLESRYDGAKTVGVFSDYSQTAIHTDEFISPDPGTDAALALGMARTIIEEGLYDEAHVKEQSDMPLLVREDTGKFLRASEVTGLSGNEKTMVMLDEAGAIRTAPGSLGVRAGEFDPDSSIELDFDPQLSVDQTVDTTDGSVRVRTVWERLREQLSDYEPDDVYEITGVGVETMQRIAREFADVEKGKIIHGKGVNDWFHNDLGNRSIQLVATLTGNMGRNGTNVDHYVGQEKIWTVNGWKHLCFPHLDKTGTGPRGMPTTLWTYYHSGITESDPKLESRIEESLEKEWMPMYPEERSDGSRPSPSIFFVWRGNFYNQAKGNKPVRDVLWEKLDLVVDINFRMDTTAKNADYVLPAASHYEKHDLSMTDMHTWIHPFTPAIEPLGESKPDWEVFRDLAARIQELARERGVGPIEDRSFDRTIQPASVYDDYVKDWLDDEAGALENGKAAAEFILRNSGETNPPDSDEQITFDDTVEQPQRFLANGGHWTSDLNEGEAFAPWKDFVQDKEPWPTFSGRQQYYIDHDWYLEDGEELPTYKEPLGEEKADEYPLRYLTPHGRWSMHSTWRDDKYMLRLNRGEPVLYIHPDDAESRDIEDGDTVRIYNDLAEIHAMAKYYPSSQRGSVRMNFSWEDYQFPDQGNFNSVTSMDLKTTQIVQYPEDTGEHLHFFPNFWGPTGVNSDARVQIELAEGGER is encoded by the coding sequence ATGAGCGAACAACAGCAATCCACAGACATCGACTCGAGACGTCGCGACTTCTTGAAGGGGCTCGGCGCGACCGCAGCGGTCGGCGCGAGCGGCCTGGGTGCGGCGAGCCAGGCCGCACAGATGAACCGCCTCCAGGTGGTCGACGACCCCATCGGAGACTACCCCTACCGCGAGTGGGAGGATCTCTACCGCGATCAGTGGGACTGGGACTCGATCGCCAGAAGCACGCACAGCGTGAACTGTACCGGCAGCTGCTCTTGGAACGTGTACGTCAAAAACGGCCAGGTGTGGCGCGAAGAGCAGGCCGCCGACTATCCACGGATCAACCAGGATCTCCCGGACCCCAACCCGCGCGGCTGCAACAAGGGCGCGTGTTACAAGGACTACGTCCACGGTGCCCAGCGGGTGAAATATCCGCTTAAACGGACGGGCGAACGCGGCGAGGGGAAATGGAAGCGCATCTCCTGGGACCAGGCCCTCGACGAGATCGCCGAAGAAGTGCTCGATACGGTCGAAGCCGGTGATTACGACGGCATCAGTGGGTTCACGCCGATCCCCGCGATGAGCCCCGTATCGTTCGCGTCCGGGACCCGGATGATCAATCTGCTCGGTGGCGTCAGCCACTCGTTCTACGACTGGTACTCGGATCTGCCACCGGGGCAGCCCCAGACGTACGGGTTCCAGACCGACAACTCCGAGAGTGCGGACTGGTACAACGCCGATTACATCATCGCGTGGGGGTCGAACATCAACGTCACCCGGATTCCGGACGCGAAGATGTTTCTGGAGTCCCGGTACGACGGAGCGAAGACGGTCGGGGTCTTCAGCGACTACTCACAGACCGCCATCCACACGGACGAGTTCATCAGCCCGGACCCCGGGACGGACGCGGCACTGGCGCTGGGGATGGCGCGGACGATTATCGAAGAGGGGCTCTACGACGAAGCCCACGTCAAAGAGCAATCAGACATGCCGCTTCTCGTCCGCGAGGATACGGGCAAATTCCTCCGGGCGTCGGAGGTCACCGGCCTCTCCGGCAACGAGAAGACGATGGTCATGCTCGACGAGGCGGGGGCCATCCGTACGGCGCCCGGCTCGCTGGGGGTTCGAGCGGGCGAGTTCGACCCCGACTCCTCGATCGAACTGGATTTCGATCCCCAGCTATCCGTCGACCAGACGGTCGATACGACCGACGGCAGCGTCCGCGTCCGGACCGTCTGGGAGCGCCTTCGAGAGCAGCTCTCGGACTACGAGCCAGACGACGTCTACGAGATTACGGGCGTGGGCGTCGAGACGATGCAGCGGATCGCCCGTGAATTTGCTGACGTCGAGAAGGGCAAGATCATCCACGGGAAAGGCGTCAACGACTGGTTCCACAACGACCTCGGTAATCGGTCGATCCAGCTCGTCGCGACGTTGACCGGAAACATGGGTCGGAACGGGACCAACGTCGACCACTACGTCGGCCAGGAGAAAATCTGGACGGTCAACGGCTGGAAACACCTCTGTTTCCCGCACCTCGACAAGACCGGTACTGGCCCCCGTGGAATGCCGACGACGCTCTGGACGTACTACCACTCCGGCATCACCGAGAGCGATCCGAAACTGGAGTCGCGAATCGAGGAGTCACTCGAGAAAGAGTGGATGCCAATGTATCCCGAGGAGCGCTCGGACGGTAGCCGACCCTCCCCGAGTATCTTCTTCGTCTGGCGTGGAAACTTCTACAACCAGGCGAAGGGCAACAAGCCGGTTCGCGACGTTCTCTGGGAGAAACTCGATCTCGTCGTCGACATCAACTTCCGGATGGATACCACGGCGAAAAACGCCGATTACGTCCTTCCAGCGGCCTCCCATTACGAGAAACACGACCTCTCGATGACGGACATGCACACGTGGATCCATCCGTTCACCCCCGCGATCGAACCGCTCGGGGAGTCCAAACCGGACTGGGAGGTCTTCCGCGATCTCGCAGCGCGCATTCAGGAACTGGCTCGCGAACGCGGCGTCGGCCCGATCGAGGACCGGTCGTTCGACCGCACGATCCAACCGGCGTCGGTGTACGACGATTACGTCAAGGATTGGCTCGACGACGAAGCGGGCGCCCTGGAGAACGGGAAAGCCGCCGCGGAGTTTATCCTCCGCAACTCGGGCGAGACGAACCCGCCGGATAGTGACGAGCAGATCACCTTCGACGACACGGTCGAGCAGCCCCAGCGGTTCCTCGCCAACGGCGGGCACTGGACGTCGGACCTCAACGAGGGCGAGGCCTTCGCGCCGTGGAAGGATTTCGTGCAGGACAAGGAGCCGTGGCCGACGTTCTCGGGACGCCAGCAGTACTACATCGATCACGACTGGTATCTCGAGGACGGCGAAGAGCTACCCACCTACAAGGAACCGCTCGGAGAAGAGAAAGCGGACGAGTACCCACTCCGGTATCTCACACCGCATGGCCGGTGGTCGATGCACTCGACCTGGCGGGACGACAAGTACATGCTCCGTCTGAACCGCGGCGAACCGGTGTTGTATATTCACCCCGACGACGCCGAGTCACGGGACATCGAGGACGGCGACACGGTCCGCATCTACAACGACCTCGCGGAGATCCACGCAATGGCGAAATACTACCCCAGCAGTCAGCGCGGCAGCGTCAGGATGAACTTCTCCTGGGAGGACTACCAGTTCCCGGATCAGGGGAACTTCAACAGCGTCACGTCCATGGATCTGAAGACGACCCAGATCGTCCAGTATCCAGAAGACACGGGCGAGCACCTCCACTTCTTCCCCAACTTCTGGGGTCCCACCGGCGTCAACAGCGACGCACGCGTGCAGATCGAGCTGGCCGAAGGGGGTGAGCGGTGA
- a CDS encoding cytochrome bc complex cytochrome b subunit, protein MGATDWLTDRLKIDGERRMLGKAFPADDSFLLGEVALFSFVIIVLTGIFLGAFYEPSSAEVTYQGAVSQFQGDEMPAAFVSVLHITYGVPFGMFVRRLHHWGAQLFIASLGLHMLRVFFTGAYRNPREINWVIGSLLAILAMLASYTGYSLPYDEFATTATGIGYNIALAVPLVGDFLAQLVFAGEFPASGTIPRLFFLHVVVIPLAIAGLLAAHMLVLVKQKHTEGRRSTEDAELAGVDEDDDSVVIGLPLVPNQAAVSMVVFFLTAATLALLAGFLPVHNVAAYGPNDPAGTPAIVMPDWFLMWLYGFLKIIPSWFTFHVAGVEFNTEFWGGVFLSGLVFGLLILWPFLDRTDGERHFSADPLSRPFPTAVGVAGVVMILVASLAGMNNLLASALGVSTGAVTPILTVLVVVVPILAGVGTYILASGAPARGGGRGD, encoded by the coding sequence ATGGGCGCAACAGACTGGCTCACCGACCGACTCAAGATCGATGGCGAACGGCGGATGCTCGGGAAGGCCTTCCCGGCGGACGACTCGTTCCTGCTGGGCGAGGTGGCCCTGTTCTCGTTCGTCATCATCGTCCTGACGGGCATCTTTCTCGGGGCGTTCTACGAACCGAGTTCTGCCGAGGTCACCTACCAGGGTGCGGTCTCCCAGTTCCAGGGCGACGAGATGCCGGCGGCGTTCGTCAGCGTGCTCCACATCACCTACGGCGTCCCATTTGGCATGTTCGTCCGACGGCTTCACCACTGGGGCGCGCAGTTGTTCATCGCCTCGCTGGGCTTGCACATGCTCCGGGTCTTCTTCACCGGCGCGTACCGCAACCCTCGGGAGATCAACTGGGTGATCGGGAGTTTGCTGGCGATCCTCGCGATGCTCGCGAGTTACACGGGGTACTCGCTCCCCTACGACGAGTTCGCGACCACCGCCACGGGCATCGGCTACAACATCGCCCTCGCGGTCCCGCTCGTCGGCGACTTCCTGGCCCAGCTCGTCTTCGCCGGGGAGTTCCCCGCTAGCGGCACCATCCCCCGGCTGTTCTTCTTGCACGTCGTGGTCATCCCGCTTGCCATCGCGGGCCTGCTCGCGGCCCACATGCTCGTCCTGGTGAAACAGAAACATACAGAGGGGCGACGCTCGACCGAGGACGCGGAACTGGCGGGCGTCGACGAGGACGACGATTCCGTGGTCATCGGCCTGCCGCTGGTCCCGAACCAGGCGGCGGTCTCGATGGTGGTCTTCTTCCTCACCGCGGCCACGCTCGCGTTGCTCGCCGGATTCCTGCCGGTCCACAACGTCGCGGCCTACGGCCCGAACGACCCCGCTGGGACCCCTGCCATCGTCATGCCGGACTGGTTCCTGATGTGGCTGTACGGCTTTTTGAAGATCATCCCCTCGTGGTTCACGTTCCACGTCGCCGGCGTGGAGTTCAACACCGAGTTCTGGGGCGGCGTGTTCCTCTCCGGTCTCGTCTTCGGCCTGCTGATACTCTGGCCGTTCCTCGACCGGACCGACGGGGAACGACACTTCAGCGCCGATCCGCTGTCGCGACCGTTCCCGACGGCCGTCGGCGTCGCCGGCGTCGTCATGATCCTCGTCGCCTCGCTGGCGGGTATGAACAACCTGCTGGCGAGCGCACTCGGGGTGAGCACCGGCGCAGTCACGCCGATTCTCACGGTCCTCGTGGTCGTGGTCCCGATTCTGGCCGGCGTGGGAACCTACATCCTGGCGTCCGGCGCCCCGGCCCGAGGAGGTGGGCGGGGTGACTGA
- a CDS encoding ubiquinol-cytochrome c reductase iron-sulfur subunit, with translation MTENDDERREDLFLGRWERRDVARAAIGLGGVSAIGGLAVPLSGLTQVAERGFTGEIYTDGTYLVDENGDRVTEDALEFGTRTTVFPETNPGASDAPTLLVRYEENAYAPPTELAFTVSGYAAYSKVCTHAGCMVSEAENGTLVCPCHFAEFDPRSGAAVTGGPAPRPLPQLPITLSSDGYLMATDNFEGPIGPGGE, from the coding sequence ATGACTGAGAACGACGACGAGCGACGGGAGGACCTGTTCCTCGGCCGCTGGGAGCGACGGGACGTCGCCAGGGCGGCCATCGGGCTCGGCGGGGTGTCGGCCATCGGCGGGCTGGCGGTCCCGCTCAGCGGGCTCACCCAGGTCGCCGAGCGCGGGTTCACGGGAGAGATCTACACCGACGGAACCTACCTGGTCGACGAGAACGGCGACCGCGTCACCGAGGACGCCCTGGAGTTCGGTACCCGGACCACCGTCTTCCCGGAGACGAATCCCGGCGCTAGCGACGCACCCACGTTGCTCGTGCGATACGAGGAGAACGCATACGCCCCGCCAACCGAACTGGCGTTCACCGTCAGCGGCTACGCGGCCTATTCGAAGGTCTGTACGCACGCGGGCTGTATGGTTTCCGAAGCGGAGAACGGGACGCTCGTCTGTCCCTGTCACTTCGCGGAGTTCGATCCGCGAAGCGGGGCGGCGGTCACGGGTGGGCCGGCACCACGACCGCTCCCCCAGTTACCGATCACGCTCTCGAGCGACGGCTATCTCATGGCTACGGACAACTTCGAGGGACCGATCGGCCCTGGGGGTGAGTGA